The region GATGGACAGGTGGCTTGTCGCCGTTTGCCAGGTCAACAACGCCCGACGTGGACTCTTCCCAAGACCCAGTCTCTTTATCTGGCCACTAGTTGGAGAAAGCTGGCCTGCGCTAAAAAgtggctgccgccgccgccaccactaCGTGACATTTGCGTCATCGGAGCAGTACTTTGCGTCATCCAGTCTTCTCTACCAATATCTATCCAGAGAATGGTGTTGCGGGCGCCCCATCTTTGccaaagtctctctctctctctctctcttgcgaCACGGTGGGCCAGATCACGTGATTcggtgtgagagagagagagcgagcgagagtgGCGCTGGCCATCTGCGCGGCCCATCTGCAACGCAGTTATGGTCGCGCCGCTCGGCTTCCGGCGTGGCCCTCGCCGGCCGGGGCTTCTAGGAATAATAGCGTTCCGTCCGTTGGGGACCAGGCATTCTACGAGCCGGTGGTGGTGCCGCCCATTCCCGACCGGCTTTGTCGTGACCGTGGCAAAGCCAGGCTCCTGCGAGCTCTCCGACGCGCCCACGCAGTGGCAAAAGGGAATATTTTGTATGGTGCCCCAAAAGAGCCAAAGGCTCTAAAGCCAGCCCCCGGGTTAACCAGGTGCCCGCGTTCTGCCGTCGACCTCCGACAGCGTGACGGGCCCTTCCGCTGTCCAAAACCCCGGGCTTCCTTCCGTCCCACCACTGACCTTTCTTTTCCTTGGCCATGCGTAACGCCCGCAGGGAGGTTTGGGGCGCGATCTCCAGCTGACAGAGCAGCACTTTGGCGGAGGAGATAGCCGGGAGGGCCCGGCCCAGCTCCTCCTCGCTCAGCAGCGCGTTGGCGCCGGCCACGATCACGATGGCGTTCTGACCTGCAAATGGAGAGGATGGTCACTCGGACTTGGAGGAGCGGCATCGAATAAATTTAAAAGGCCTCACCTGCATCAGTGACAGTGATGGAAGCCACGCCCGTGGGGGCGTCGGGGCTCTGTCCAACGAagcctaaaaaacaaacaaaaaaaaagtcagcaatGAAATGATACTTTTGCGACCTGATTCCAAGTTTGTGAAGTCGGGGCCGCCTTCCTCGGGAGGTGATCCGGGCAGAGCCAATTGGCCACGTACCCGCGTGCACGCCATTGTCTTTGAAGTTGCCAAGATAGCCGTCTCCAAAGGAGTCTTTCCCGACCTGGGATCCAGAGAAGAGCAAAAGCATTAGAAGGAAGGAAGGCGTGGAGCGGGGTCAGACTTGGTTAGCGGCAACGTTTGAAATGCGTGTATCCCGCCCGCAGTCTCCCACGGCTTCGATCGCGCTGCGCCCTGCCAGCGTACTGGCacgttgccgccgccgccgccgcaacCGTGGAGAAGGGAGCACAAAAGCAAGACGCAAAGGTCGAGCCGGGCGCATACCCTGGCGGGGCCAGCTGCGCCAAGCCTGGAAGACACGATTAGCCCGCCTGGGTGCCCGCCTCCCTCGGTTTTTCCTTTCTTCCGTCCACATGCGGAGCTACTGGAGGCGAGCGAAGGGCTTCCCACCTTGCCCCGAGGCCCCTACTTGGAACCCACGctttgcacaaaaacaaaacaaaaaaacacggcAGAGCACCAGTATCGGGAGGCGTCTCGCCACGATGGCTTGGGCTGGCTGCTATTGGCCGCTATTGGCCGCGATTGGCCTCTATTGGCCGCCGGGCCCCCCGCCGTTGGCTTTTGAAGAAGGGCCGGGTGTCTTGGATGTTTGGGATAAGTCGGCATGTCTATTTTTGGGGCCTCCCCGTGCCCGCGGAGCTCCTTGCCTGCGCCGGCTGGTTATCGATCGGGCCTCTTTGTTCTGACGGAGGTGGGGCTCCGGTGCTTTTAGCGCTCGGGTCCAAAGGCCACGGCGTGCTGGCTGATGGGAGACTTTGCCTGCCGTGCTCTGGGAATACACTTGTTTGAAGGCGTAAGAGAGTGGGTGGCAGGCGTATGCACGCCGTCTGCTATTGATCAAGAGAAAAATCACACCTGGAGACTTTTGGGCGGAAAATCAACTTTTTGCCCTCAAAAGTTGCctctcgcccgcccgcccgcccccgccttcgctctctctctctctatctctcactcactctctcgaCAGCCGGCGACAGAGGATACGCCGCTCTTTTGGGGGGACCGGGTGCGACCGCCGTGTCGGGCGGTACAGACCACAACGAAAGGACACCGAGAAAAGTCCTTTGTAGCCCGCACCTTGGGCTAGATCCCCACCAAAGAGACGCCTTTTAGGGCATTTGTAAGGTAGCGAGCGGCACGCATTCATCCTGCCAttgaggtttgttttttttccccttcttgttTTGACTTGTGGAATACTGCGCGCATACCTTAGCCACCATCGCCGTTTTGGCTCCCAGTCGCGCGGCTTGTACGCACTGGTTGGCCCCTTTTCCTCCGAAGCCGATGAAAAAGTTATGACCGTGGATGGTTTCGCCCTCTTTGGGTAGCCTCGGCGACTGGCTGAgagtcaaaacaaaaaacaaaaaaaaagattattattattacccaaGTTTCTCAATCTGAGGGCGCCAGGAAAACCAAGGGGTTTGGCCCTTCACTGGAAGTCAGTACGCCGAAACGTTTTCGGGACCAATGGAGCGCCCCGACTTTGCCCGCTCCTTTTGGGCCCACGGGGAGGACACTTCCCTTTGACAATGCAACAAGCCAACCACGATGGACGAGCGACTCATCCAGGTTATATCTCAAGTGATGACgccaacccccccaccccccaattATTTTGCCACAGCCGGGTGCCCTACTGAAGAGCCGACTGTCCTTCTCCAATCGCAGCAGAGTGACGGGAAGGAAGGTGACTAAGAGGGCCAAGAGACGAGCGCGGAAACGCCGTGTGCGGCGCGTCGAGACGTTGTGGTTTGGCTCCGGGCCACGCCGCCGGAGGATCTGCGCTGGGTAAAATCTTGTCACCCACGTGTTTTCCCATCTGTTGTCAGACTTTATTTCAGGGCAAAGTACGCGTGGGAACGTCGACCGCAAGCAGGTGTGCTGCGCGGCCTTACGGTAAATTCTCTCAATCCCAACATTTCCAGTAAGGGGGACGACGGACGGTGCCGTGTGCAAAAACAACTGGCAAAAGTGGGGTGGGGTTTTGTGCGTGGTGTCGCCCAAATGGGCAGCCCCCAACCACCAGACAAAATAATATCGCCGCTCTCAATCCTTCCTTTGTAAAATAATGCCCTTGGTTAGAAAGGGATGTCAAATCTGGTCCTTTTTTACAAGCTATGGGGTCTCTCGCTTCTCAACCTGGCTAGGATGGAACAAATCCTAGGGGTCCTCAGGTCAGTGGCTCTCAGGGCTTGGCTGGAACCTGTAGCGTCCGGCCGGGGAGGTCAAGGCACATCCACTCATGGTGTCTATCTGCGATAACATGCTTGACCCTCAGTGGCTGCAGATGAccacgtgacattgcttggccattGCAAACAATTGATAGATCttgaatttgatttttgttttttttaaattaaatcaaaaatatcatatatttaatttttcaccaagcaggcaggttaagaaccactggtctAGAGTGGGTGTTGGCGTTAGGGGGCGCTGTACTTCTTTAACAATAGCTTGGAGTCGTGGCTGACTGAGTGACTCTGCTCCTCCCTCCTTTCCATGTATTTAAACAGCATAACCTTTGGAATTTGAGAGGAAGATTTTGCCTATATGTGCCCACGCGCGAGGACGTCTTTGGATGCCCGCGTGTCTGCGTTTGCCGTCTGTCCGTCATTTGGAGCGACACGCATCTACTGGATTTTCCACTTCAAAGCCGTATGCGCGTACGGCTTTGAAGGCCTCGAAAAGGAGTACATTCCTGCCGGCGCCGCTATCCGCCGTCTGACCTCCATCTCCAAAGAAACACGCACTTACTTTCCCAAGGCACGCAATTTCCAGTCAGCCCATTCTAGTTCTAATGGACAACTGCTGTgcttgggataaaaaaaattggaatgaaaaaaataaacgcgGGCACATTTGCAAGTGAATTTTTCAAAAAGCTCCTCAAAACACTGACTTTCCAGCAGTGCTTCTTAAGCTTGTTGGCGCCAGCCATGGCCACCCGTGTCATACGCGCATTCAGCGAGCTCTACTTTAGTGTCAAATCAAatgggaattgttttttttcctctccaaattcaagatatatatatagattggTGGCAGCGCCGGATGGCCAAACAACGTCACGTGATCACGTGCAGCCAGTGAGGGTCAAGCGGGGCACGTCATCACGGTGAATAGACGGGATGTCCTAACCTCCACGGCGGAGGCTCCGGCCGGCCCAAGCCCCGAGAGCCACTCGCCCAAGCCAGGTCGAGAAGCGCCGCTTTACAGACATTGCTCACTTTTCCTGGAAGGCAACAAGGCAATGCGGGTGATCACTTGAAGACATTTGATCACACTAGCTGACCCTCTGGTCGACGGTGTTCAAAGTTTAccagaaatgaaagaaaataagggcttaaaggggagtggcttcaaGTCGGTGTGCTCCGTGACTAAGAAAATGCCCTAAAGGATCCTGCTGGTCCTGAAAATGGCAGCAGTGAAAAGGATGACGCAACGGCGACGGCTTAGGACGTGCCGACATAAAGCGTCGCCACCATCGTTAGATCTCGGAGCAGCCGACATGCTCTGTCAGAAGGCAGAACAATGATTGGAGTGTCTGGCGCCGTAAATCTCGGGAAAGCCGCTGGCGGTTAACCAAAGACGGCTTCGAAGAACTAGGGGAGATGACGCTCTTTCGCCAAGATTGCCTGCCGGCTTTCCCAAAAAGCCAGGCAAATGCGCAAGACAAGCAATAACTACATTTAAACCACTTCTGCTATTCTGCGGGGAAATAGTCTGGATGGAAAATAGGCAGCAGTTCATCTTTTCCCCGAAACTAGTCAAGATAACATTGCTGGTGGAAAGTTTCATTttcgagagagagggagagagaaaagaggaggGTCAAAGGACTAAAGGACCAAATCTGGCCTTACTGACGGATGTGCTTACGACTATTGTATCGACATCTAGTCATTTCTGGCAAAAGGgacaggcttttttttgttctcgggaaaaaaaaattaaaagagtaCTAACATTTTTACAAAGCGTAAACAGTCATTTTCCAACCCCTGGTCTGGGTTAACTCTTGACTTACCTAACCAAGTCggtcatgcaagaacccaccACTATCACGTCAAAGGCCTCTTCGCTCATCATCTGTTGG is a window of Stigmatopora nigra isolate UIUO_SnigA chromosome 13, RoL_Snig_1.1, whole genome shotgun sequence DNA encoding:
- the rbks gene encoding ribokinase, with the protein product MMSEEAFDVIVVGSCMTDLVSQSPRLPKEGETIHGHNFFIGFGGKGANQCVQAARLGAKTAMVAKVGKDSFGDGYLGNFKDNGVHAGFVGQSPDAPTGVASITVTDAGQNAIVIVAGANALLSEEELGRALPAISSAKVLLCQLEIAPQTSLRALRMAKEKKVTTIFNPAPATADLDPDFYRLSDVLCCNETEAELLTGRPAGTPEEAEGAGRELLGRGCGAVVVTLGARGCLVLKSAHAAQRLAATPVAALDTTGAGDSFIGALAFYMARYPQMQLGEMARRAGHVAAASVRAMGTQSSYPHKGDLAVELF